Part of the Aquabacterium sp. NJ1 genome, GAGCATGCCGCTGAAATCGAAGCCGGTACGCTGACGGCCCTGACCCACTCCAGCTCCGAATTCATCGAAAAAGCGTCCGGCATCAAGCAGCGCTACGTGATGGACAAGGAAGGCATCCTTGATCCCAAGCGCATGTACCCGCGCTTCAAGGAGCGCTCGGACGACCAGCTGTCCATCCTGGCCGAAATCGGTGTGGAAGCCGCCAAGAAGGCCATGGCCGCAGCCGGCAAGAAGGGCGAAGACATCGACGCGGTGATCTGCTCGTGCTCCAACCTGCAACGCGCCTACCCGGCCATCGCCATCGAGATCCAGAACGCCATTGGTGCGCGTGGTTACGGCTACGACATGAACGTGGCCTGCTCGGCTGCGACCTTTGGCCTGGAGCAGGCGGTCAACGCGATCAAGTCCGGCTCGGCCAAGTGCGTGCTGGTGATCAACCCCGAGATCACCTCGGGCCACCAGGAGTGGAAGGACCGCGATTGCCACTTCATCTTCGGTGACGTGGCCACGGCCACCATCGTCGAGCGTGCCGACACCGCCACCTCGGCCGAACAATGGGAAGTGCTGGGCACCAAGCTGGCCACGCAGTTCTCCAACAACATCCGCAACAACTTCGGCTACCTCAACCGCAGCGAAGACAGCGACCCCAAGGCCCGCGACAAGACCTTCCGCCAGGAAGGCCGCAAGGTGTTCAA contains:
- a CDS encoding beta-ketoacyl-ACP synthase III, translating into MTAVVISGTGLYQPPHTITNAELVESFNAYVDNYNAEHAAEIEAGTLTALTHSSSEFIEKASGIKQRYVMDKEGILDPKRMYPRFKERSDDQLSILAEIGVEAAKKAMAAAGKKGEDIDAVICSCSNLQRAYPAIAIEIQNAIGARGYGYDMNVACSAATFGLEQAVNAIKSGSAKCVLVINPEITSGHQEWKDRDCHFIFGDVATATIVERADTATSAEQWEVLGTKLATQFSNNIRNNFGYLNRSEDSDPKARDKTFRQEGRKVFKEVVPIAAAHIESQLAPLGLEPTSVRRFWLHQANLSMNQLIVKRLINAEVTPDTAPLILDEFANTSSAGSIIAFHKYRADLAKGDVGVICSFGAGYSVGSVVVRKR